The Anomalospiza imberbis isolate Cuckoo-Finch-1a 21T00152 chromosome 8, ASM3175350v1, whole genome shotgun sequence DNA window CCAGTGTTGTAGTGTGAGTAGAAAGTACACAAACAAATGACAGCATCTGCCCCCAGAGGAGGCAGCATGGAAGGGTCAGGGATTTTCAGGCACAGATCCAGGGTACACCCAGGCAGACTCACAGGAGAGTCTGCAGATGTTCAGGGCATGCAAAAGAAATGGCTTGTCTCAGCCCTCATTGCTCGTTCATAGCCTGCTTGGCAGAGAAAGGGTGGCAGATGCTGGGCACTGTGACCACCCACGACGTGCATTGGGCTTAGCTGTTGCTGTAGTATTTCTAAAGCTCCTCAGAAACGGGAGGGTTGAATCCGATTCTGCTGCCTATAATATGGTTTAACACACCCGCTCATGATAGCAttctggggttttgtttggagCCTGAACTATAAAGTGTCTTTACTTCTTGCAGGCCCTGGGATCTCAGGTTACTCCCACGCCACAGAGAAGGCAGGTCCCTCTCTGGCACAGTGCCTACAACAAGCAAAAGAGGTGATTCcctcagcacagcacaaagaGACACCCGTCTACCTCGGAGCAACTGCTGGCATGCGGCTTCTCAGGTACTGCAGGGCTTGTCcccctctcctgcagcactgcacctgGGATTGCCATGGATGTGCCGTGGGGGCAGTCCTTAGACACACTGCCAGCTCCCACTGTGCCCAGATATATTCTTCTGTTCATCCAGGTTGCAGAATGAAAGTGCAGCTGACAAAGTCTTGTCCTCAGTAGGAAACACACTACGCTCAGCTCCCTTCAACTTCCAGGGTGCCAGAATCATCACTGGTCAGGAAGAAGGAGCCTATGGATGGATCACCATTAACTACCTTCTGGGCAATTTCAAGCAGGTAGTATATCTACAAGACATTTGAATCATTGGCTTGCAGCACTTTGTAAGTCCTGCCTTGCAAGAAGGTGTCACAGGCACTCTCTTCCCTTGTAAACCATTTACCAGGGATCAGGATGCTGCACATCTTGCCTCAGCAGCTACTGTGAGTACATCCTGACACTTAGTGGTATTGGGGTGCACCACTATAATTAGGCTtcaagcactgaaataaaacacCAGCATCTTCAATAATTTTGCTTGGGTACAGCATCTTTCTTACTTCctattctaaaatatttctgtttctgaaaagtTTGACTATGGTTCTTTTCTGTTGAGCTTATAAACCTTCTGAGAGCTGAAACAGTAAGTGGACTGCTTTTTCTCATAACAATAGTATTAGATTTCATATTCTTTGCCCTCCTGCAAGCACTTAGACATGATCCATCTTCTGAATTTACAAGCTTGCATTTTTCTTATGTCTTGTTCCAGCTCTCATCTCATGCCCCCTCCAGGACTTCCCATGTTTCCCATGTtctgtgcttctgcttctctcctcatagttctttctcttttttatttatccAAAATAAATCTTCTCAATGCCAAATATATCTGgtttactttgattttttttcccaagtctgGCTGGAAAAAGCTTCTACATTCCCTGAAGTCCTTAAGTGAGACATCAGGAGCACTAGACCTTGGAGGAGCCTCCACACAGATTACCTTTGTATCAAAGGACCTCACTTCTGAGTCCCCAGAGAACCAGCTCTACTTCCGTCTCTATGGCAAGGATTACCAAGTGTACACGCACAGCTTTCTCTGCTATGGGAAGGACCAGGCTCTGCAGCAGAAACTGGCCAGGGATCTACAGGCAAGTACATCTACACCTGTAATTGAACCATCCTGGACTCTCCCAGCTTTGGGATACTGGTGCTGTAAAATTTGTTGTGTCCCAGCTCACCTCTTAGTCTGGATTAGAGAAATGTCATTGTTCTCCATACAGACTGGGCATGATGTGCCCAAAGAGGTGACAGTCAATAATTTCAAAAGTACTGCCAATTGGAGATGCCTTGATTCTTGGGCATGGGATAGCAAGAGAGCTGCATTTAACTGAAGTACTCAGGGGAGGTGACATTTTACCATCTCTGAGAAACCCAAATCAACAGCACGGCTTCACAAACTGTGACTTGAAATAAATTAAGGGTCCTACAGGGAGGCTGTGGCAGTACCCACATCTTCCCCTGCAGAGCCAGTGCCTTAAGCCATCTTTATCCCTTTGACCTGATGTGTGCACCTGGATGTGATATACTGTGACAAGTGCCACCCTTCCTTGTGGTTCTTTCCCAGGGTGTTATTCTAGAGCAAAGTATAACAGCTTggattgatttttattttcagaccGTGGAGAACAGCAGTCTCCCTGACCCATGCTTTCACAAGGGTTATGAGAGGACTATAAATATTAGTGACTTCTTCAAAAACCCTTGCACATCTGACAAGAAAAAGCAATTACCTTTCAGCCAGCTGTACATAAAGGGAGAGGGGGACTATCAAAAGTGCCGAGAAAATATCCAGAAACTCTTCGACAAAAGCAATTGTCCTTACTCCAGTTGCTCCTTCAATGGGATATACCTACCTCCATTacaaggggattttggggtgagtCTTCACTCATTTTTCAATTATCTGTGATCCAGAATGTCAGAAGATCAGAAATTCAAAGTAATGCTAGAGCGCATTCTTCATGACTGAGGCAGGAAATCATTTACAAGATGGCTTTCTGGACATGTAACTACAAAAGTAGTGCTGCACTTGTTGTGAGCACAGATATGTTAAGAGCTACCCCAGTAAATACTGGCCTAGTAGTACTGCAGTGCTCCCATTCTAACCCATCTCCTTGGGCTGCTGTGTTTACTCACTTTTTAAGCTGCCCAGCACCAGAGGCAGGAGagcctgctgcaggcaggaacaCTGCTCCTGCAAACCTTGTCTCCTGAGGTCAGTGGTGGCACCACTGTAATTCACCCAGAAGTGTCTGAGTGCTACTGAAACCAGTCAGCTCACCTGTCTGCTTGCCAGACATGATGAGGAGACAGTGCACATTCTGAACACACATTGTGTGACACCATGCTGACCATCAGTCGTAGAGCTGCAAGATCTGCTCAGTGGTTGTGAGGCTTTCCAGGGAACTGCTAATACAATCTTGCCCTGTTCCTAAGCTGCCTCCTACCTATCAGCTACTGGCCATGATCAGAGATGGGGTCTCTGGACCTTGGGGCTCTGTACAATCCTTTCAGACCATCACCTCTGCTCTTTCTGGTGATATTGTTTTCACAGTCAGTTGCCAAAATGGGATCATGGTTGTGATGGCAATCAGTGTTCACTGTGTGCCACTGGCACAAGTAAAGGAGAGAGCTCACAGAAGTTCTTCAGGATATCATAATTCCTATCCCCATctctcagcagctctgagccGTATGTCTCAAAATGACATTACTCTTAAAAAcattcctgctcttgtgtgtgTGATGTTGCTTCTTATATTTCTCTATCTATAAATaaactaattttcttttgtgGGATTTGTGGCCTAGTCAAATTAAAAGAATCTTTCTCCTTTaggctttttctgctttctatTTTGTGATGAACTTTTTGAACCTGACCAGTGAACCAAACCCCCTTGCCCTGAACAAAGTGACCAGCACCATTGAGAGCTTCTGTGCCCGGCCTTGGCAAGAGGTGAGCCGTGCTTGTTGCAGTAGACTGGGGCTGCTGATACTTTTCTGTGGGATAAATGGCTGGGATTAATCTCCAGAGCAAGATGGGGAAGATCcccccagcacctgcagcagatGCTCCGGCACAAGCTGGAGCAGTGGGAAGGTGTGTTTGACAGTCTGGTGATTGCCTCCTTCTCTAGGTGAAGACAGCATATCACCACATCAAAGAAAAGTACCTGAGTGAATACTGCTTCTCTGGAGCCTACATCCTCTCTCTCCTGGAAAATGGCTATGAGTTCACTGAAAACAACTGGCAAATGATCCACTTCCTTGGAAAGGTGTGTTTTGTGGTGGGGAGGGCTCCAGCGCAGCAGttctctgcagcctctgccGCACAGCCTGGCCCTTTATTCCAAGGGGTGCCACTGCTCAGGCAATGCCATAGGCAGCCTCCCAGCACTGATTCTGCTCTTCTGTTTCAGATTGGCAGCAGTGATGCAGGTTGGACCCTGGGCTACATGCTGAACCTGACCAACATGATCCCTGCAGAGGAGCCAGCCGGGCCCCCCCTCTCCCATGGCAGCTACGTGGGGCTGATGGTACTGTGCtcccttgtgctggtgtctgtGCTCCTGTTTACCTGGCTTCTCTTCCACAAGCCCAAGTGCCTGCAGAAGGGGATTGTTTAGGAAGAACCTGAAGGGGAGAAGAGCCATGTCATCCTGGCTGCTCAGGGCTAGGAGACCCCAGCAGAGCAGGCCGTACTGCAGAGTCCCTCTTACTGAAGCTTCTGACTGTACAACAAGggcatttatttcttctgaatcACACTTGCACTGACAGATGTTGGGACATCAGGCTCGCCACCTTCTCTGCCAAGGACAGACAAGCTCATGTCCCCTCCTTGAATGGGTCGTACTTTCATTCAAGGAAACTTTGCTGCTTGTTGGTTTCTGCCTTGTGCACAGCATTATAAAGAGAAAAGTGGCAGCAATCTTTGGGAGCCAGTGCTCCTGCAAGGGTTATCTCAGGGTCACACATCCCACTGAGCTCTTGGGAGCTATCACGTACAGGGTGATCCTGCTCCTTCTCTGCTGAAGCTGTTCCCAAGAGCCCTTTCTGCACCAGCACACCTCTGCTCACCTCCCTGCGCCCTGAGCTCTAACAGTCCTACAGCTGAGTACAGCTCTTGCACCTGGTTGACCCCTGAAAGTGGATCAGGCTCCCAAATGCCACTCTGGGAAAAGAagggatgaggaggaagaagctGAGTGTGCTTATGGTCATCAGCCCTTAGCTGGGCTCCGTCGGCTGTCAGCTCCTTTTGCAGGTGGCAAAATGCCTTTTTCCCACGTCTTCCTGATGTTGTTGCTGGACCAAAGCTGGCTCACTGTTGCACTGAGCCATTCCCATGTCCCTAAGGTACATCAAGCCACAAGTTCCCAAAAAGGCATTGCTGCTTTTTATAGGAAGAGCTTGTATTGGCCCAGGTTCCTTGGCCAGTAGTGATTGTCTGTGCCTGCATGGACTCTGGTGGGATCAGTGTGCCCTCAGGTATAACCCACTAAAGCAATCCAGGGTCACTGTGCTGATAACACAGCAGCCTCCAATCTAGGGAAAGTGTTTATTAGTTAATGTTCCTGTAGGCAGCTGGCAGCAGTTAAACAGCATGAGTATGCACAGATTGAACCACTCTTTCCACCAGCAAAATTAGTGAAGATTTGCGTTTCCTTTCCTCATAGCACAGGCTTATCCTATGTCCACAAGACCCAGGGCTTGTGAGTGCAGCCCACACAACTAGGACGATGCCACTGATTGAGTTTATGAATCactttcttccatttttccatttcttggTCCAAAAAAAAGAGAGGTAAGTCAGAAATCCATTTTTGTAAAAACACTCAGAAACCACTGGTGCCTGTCTACCTCCCACAAAATCTCAGAAATCTCTTCTCCTAATGACCTGTAAATGTGGAGGCAAAAAGAAAGCAGATATTGTAGAGATGAAGGCATAGCACATCTCTTTCCCCAAGCAGAGCTGTAGGCAGTGTGGAGGGGGTCAGGATGTGCAACCCCAACAATGCCTTCTCCTTTAGGCaagcacagacacagagctctccctgtctgtccctctgcatAGTCCAGGCCGGAAAATGTCACCCAGTTATTTCTACTTCATGCCTGAAAGCAGAAGCCCTAATATATTGAAGGACCTAAAGGTAAGGGAAAAATCTACCCTGTCCTAAGATCTTTGGGCAGATCATTGTTCTTCCAAAAACCTGTGTCTTATTTTTGCTGTGAATTAGGTGGCTTCAGCTTCTGTTGGATCTTGTTCTGCCCATTTCCAAAAGACTGAGTAACTCTGCTattaaaatccttttttcctCAGTGGTGCTTGCAAGTTGTCATTATATCATATTAAATAGATTGGTTTTCAATCTGTAAAGTGGTCTCTGCAGACGTCACTTTCAGCTCTCAACTCcacttcttttaaaagaaagttttaCATCTTTCTGAAACTTGGACACCAAAGTTTTCAGCAGGTAGTTGAGTCACTAATAGTGTATATATCTGGTTTTGATCTATGCTTTATGTTACCCATTCATATATCTCTGGTCCAGGTCTGTTCACTTAACAGAAAGTTTTTAGGCTTTTGAGTCCAGCTGGACTATTGCAACTTGGTCTTTTTTCCCAGTCATGGCATTCCAGAACAGCCTCTGTCTCACATCCTACATCACTATCTCTCAATATGAGCCATTTTCCCTTCTGTGTGGCTCCACTGAAACACATATTATTGAAAGAATATTGCCCCAAGCAGATTGTCCATTTCAATCTGCAAATGACCTTTCACCAGCTGTGAGTCCGCTGACCAGTTTTTGTTTATCTGCAAACACACTGCGATGTCGGAATTCAGCTAGGGATGCAGCCTTCCTTCTGTTGTTTGCAGCAAAGATAGGTAGATGAGAGATGAGCAGCAGGTTTTGGCCGTGGCTGGAAGGCATGCAGGAGAAACGTGTGATcagagctgcttctgctgcccAGACAGCCTCGTCTGCAGCACACCCCATCACATGCCACCTTCCTTGCATACGGAGCCTTTGTAGCAGAGCAGACGCCCTGGAGAAGCTCCCCAGGTGAGCTGGTGCATCCATCCTTCCCGTGAACAGCTTGGCAACCTGCAGAGTGGCAGTTCCTTTCCTGAGACCTCCTTGGGGATCTGGCAGCTGCTCAGTTGTGTCCATGATGAGAACTGGCAGATCCATTAGGACATGTGAGAAATTGATGCAAAAACTTCATGTGGAAGTTGGTGTGGAAAGAAAGCCTGTTCCAGTCTGCTCTTCTTGTCTCTGCTAAGGATTTATGTCAAAGGAAAATGCCAAATATCTGGGAGAAGAGCTTTTACAATGTTTTGTATCTTCATTGCAAGTCCCATAGCATTAATACTGTTAGCTCCTGATTCTGGAGCCAGGTCAGCAGCTGGCATCTTCACTTACTCCTCCTGTCTTAATTATCTTACTTTTTGGTTtgagttttgggggtttttaagcTTTAAATATGACTTGAGTGCAGCCAAAAGGGCCCGAACTAAGATAAATGCAAAATATgttacaatatttttaaaacttatgACTTTCAGACCCCATCCATAAATCAGTCTCTCCAGGATAAGAACTTCTAAGGTGACAACATGCCAGTTGAGCAGCCTGAGGCTCCAGGAATTGGTTGACTGAAGGCATCCTGTCAGGGTGAGACCATCGCATGTCACTGCCTGGTAGTGAACACTCACAGAACAGCCTGTGATTGTTTTCTCTACATTTCTCCTGTTATTGCAGGACTTTATTCATGGAGGCTACTCAAAATCCTTGGTCAAAGAGCTCAAGTTTATGATCATTCATTTATTTGCTTCTGTGTTGCATCTGATCCAGCTGTATTCAACTCAAATGTGTGTTCTAGAACCACCCAACATGTACATGAAGACCATTAATGATCGTGGAGGGAGTTTCCAAATATGCCAGTAATAATGTATTATTTCTCTTGTTAATACAGTTGATTTGCCTCAGTGATAATTATCTGTGCCTTATTTCTAATTTGATAGTTTCTGGCTTTAATTTCTAGACACTTCCCACTTTAccattttgcttttcctgggTAAAAAGCATCTTTTAACATCACACGTTCCTGTCTATCACATACTTACTCACTATTCAGCTCTGCTGCGCTGCCAAGTCTCCAGACCTTGGTCTCTCCTGAAAAGAGAGTTCTCCTGGGCTCCTAGAAAGCTCTGAGATGTGCTGCAGCAAGGTGGGATGAGTGTCTCTGGTTTGGGTTCAAATGTTGATTGGTCCATTTTTGGGGAGGTTCTTTGCAGAGGGAGTAGATAGCTTTGCAGGGTGCAAGAGCAGCCTGGTCTCTCTGGGACTGATGACCTCTATGAGCTCTGCCACATTCAGCCGAGTGTCACGTGCAGGGCAAAGCTATTGGAACTTGTCAGAAGAGACCCCGGGTACCTGCAGCACCCTCACCTCTTGCAGGAAAATTGTTCCCCACCACAGGCTCTAAGTACCTTTCACTCTTCTCCCTGATAAAgctgcctctcctctgtgcaCAGGCTACAACAGATTTCTCCAGCCCTACAGCAAAGCACAGTGGGGCCTCCACTTGGAAGAAAGCTCTCAGAAGTGAGGCCATCACCTCTGCACTGGAAGGCTGATTTGAAGTGTTGGCACTGGCCAGGGCTTTCCAGTTTCTCCCAGAGCAGTTCTGGGCCGGATGTGTGCCCTTCATTCTCCACCCCAATTCTTCCCAtgctctgtgccaggcaggatgtgcaggctctgcagggctgccagcTTTGTCACAGGCTCAACAGCCTGTTCAGGAGGGACTGGGGAGAGCACACTGAGGACAACAGCCCCTGCCACCCAGGCCATGTGTTTTCTTTCCGTGGCCCAGCCCTGAAGAAATGGATCTTTGTTTTGATGCACACACAAGCCTCTGTATGCTTATCATAATAAAGACTTCTGAACTGATGCCAGAAAAGTTTTCATGCTGTTTTCCAGAAGATGGGAGTTTGCCAGTAGTGGAATGGAGCTTCTGGCACTAAACATGGAAAAGTCCTGAGATGTGATATCCTCTCTTGCCAGTTCTTTGATGCTCTACTAGGTCAGCTCTGAAGTTCTCAGTGGATGGTTCCCCTCCTGGTAGAGAAATGCACTGTGGTCTTTCCCAGGCTCTGGGCACCTCACACAGGTTGCCTCACTCCAGGGAAGGCTGCTAGTGCTGAAACTAATCTTTCTTTGCCTTAGCTTCATCCTGACCTCCTCAAAGCAGTTTGTTCTCTCAAGCTGTGAACTAGACAGAAGCAGTCCTCTGTTCtcattttccctctccctcccccatGCAGCCCCATTGGCATCATGATTCCATTGGCATTATGCTGGCGCTGCAGtccaccttcccagccctccaAAAAGGTGAAGGACAGTGGGCCTGTGCCCCTTGCTCACAGGGCTGCGTGTctccatgtgcagccacagcctgcaCAAAGCAAACAATGCTTGTCAcagttgttatttttctttcagcatgAACTCCCCACAGCTCTCTCATTCTTATGGCTATTAGCTTGAACTATCCTCAAATTTTCCAATCTTCCTCTGTTAACAATATGGCCAGAACTAAAGTGAGCCCATAGATGCAGTTTTTCCATGGTCAGTTCCAGCGGAATCAGCTCCTGGCCACCTGTGCCCATCAGCAATGCAAAGGTGGTGAGACAGGGCTTGTATTCACATTCCTCTCACTCTCACCACAGTGGCACAGAGCATTCCTTCTCCCCTTCTTTCTCTCACTGCCTCAAGGTCTCTCAATTTTTGAACATctgggtggggggtgggggagtgTATGATCCATCCCAGCTGTATTAGCCATATTTTCCAAATGAAGTTTTTATTTACTTCCTTCACTGTTTCTAAGTCCTAACATCTTCTGTTGTTTGTTTCTGCTTTCATCACTGTTTTCAAACATGTCCAAATTTATTATTGTCATTTTCCTAGATGTATAAAGGTCATGCTAGGTCATATCAAATAGGCAGCGCATTGGCACTCGTCTCCAGCTGTGTGGTGAGCGAGGATTTAGAGGGATAGTTAGGGAAACAGCATAATCCTTTTCTTCTACCCATCAGGGGCTTAGGAAATTTGTGATCAAATGATTACTTCGAGATCTGATAACTGTGGGTGACCCTGTTCTCTATGAATTCATCTTATCCTCTTTTGCACTCATTTAACTTTCAGCTTTGATTATGTAATTTCATGGTGTCTTTTGTGCAAAACTATTTCCTTTTGTATGCTTTAAACCTGCTGCCTGATAACAGGCTGCCTCCATCCCTGTGCTATGCATAACACTGACTAACTCTCCAGACCTAGTAGTGTGTGAGATGTGTTCTCCACCCACATGAGATTTTGCCCATGGCTCCTTTTTAGGCTCTAATGCTCTggcatttctttttttgctgttgtttctcACATCAGTGTGGCTTGCCTCCATAGGAAAGTGAGAGCTTTCCTCATGTGTCCCTTGGCAGCACTGCAGTTCCAACTCTGTCACTACTGTCCCAGGCTACTGAAAGCAGCctaggaagggaaaggggagggtgAAACTTGCCAAACACGGAGCTTGCACTATTTTACTATAGCCCTGCCTAGCACTCTCTGGCTGCCAAGTAACACTGGGTAGTGCTGGAAACCTGCCCACGACTCTTTCACATGGCCTTCACTGCTGAAGCCTGGGGAAAGAGCAGCTCCACGGgaccccagcagccctgggggcagGGATGTGAAGGAGGTGAAGGCATTTCTCACTGCCGTTGTGGGCTGCCAGATTTGCAAAATACCACCAGACACATCTTGCTGTAGAGACAAGAACTGTCCTACCATACCCATGCTCTCCATGCCACAGCTTCAGCTACTTTGCCTTGGTTTCTGGCATGTGCTGGGAGAAGCTATCCCCTCCAGCACTGACTCTTGTTAGCTAGCTACAGATGGGTGCAATGCCACTCCTGGTCCTGAATGTGTGTTGCTTTCAGACTGGCTGACAAGCCAGGGATATGGGGGGATGAGGCTTACCTAGGAGAAGGTATCAATATGGTTACTGCTATCTCTATGTATGtatcatatttttctttttatgttcaTGTCTTCAAAAGGATATTTTTTGGAGTTAAGAGGGAACTGTGTAGGTGGGGCAGAAGACCAAGAAGGCAAAGGGTCAAGGAGAGAAATGACCACTATGATGGTGCTGGGGCAGAAGAACGTTGGATATGAGAAAATCTGAATAAGCCAAGTCATGAGCAGGCAATCCGTGTGCCTTGACCACCAGCCTATACTGTTTGCATCAGAGGCTATCAACAGCAGCTAGCGGCTATAAACAGGGACTCCCTGGTTTTACCCCTGCTCTTCCTGGAAAATTGAGGTAGAAAGACAGCAGCCCAAGAAGATGTGGAGAACAGACAGGAAAGCCCTGGGAGAAAATGCTTTGCTGGATGAAGCAACCCTTGGCCCAGAAATTAGAGCAATGCAGCACAGATCCACCTCAAGGCTGGAGGGAAAGCAAATGTTTGGCATGGCACTGAataccctgggcagcccattaCTGATGGCCAGAGGAGCCCTCTCTAGCACGGTCCGGATAGAGCAGAATAGCATGTTCATGTTATCAAAGGGAGCCTTTCTCTTGGCCTGTCCAGCCGTGATGGTAaatttttcagctgtttgtgTTCATGTTTGGTCTCTGTGTCATGGTTGTCCTAGTAAATACCTCTGTCAGAGCCACAAGGCTGCTGGAGGGGCAAGGCTGCCTCTGGCAGTGGGCAGAGAGCAGGGACCATGAGGAGTCTGCTGCCCACTGGGATAAGCAGAAGGGTGGAGAGGAACCAGCTTCCCCCATATCCACAGTTCGCAACCCTTTGTTAGCAGACAGCAGGACATTTTCATTTGTCTTTCCGCAGTTAAGCTATGTCCTCCTGCCCAGTGCCTGTCAGAACTCTCTTatgccccctcccagagcaggGCGGGGTGATACCAGACTTTCCAAGCTCTCCGTGATGGTTCCTGCTCAGCAGACAACTCCTGCATCACATCCCACGCTGCTCTGCCCTTCCACTGCACCGTCCCAGCTCGGCAGTTTGGGCAGCCAGCTGTGGCCAGGGCGATGCAGTCCCTGCCTCTGTTTATCCCGGGAGTAATGGGATCGCCGAGTGAGCAGGGCCGAGCAGAGGGGCCGACTGACCCGAGGAGCCCGCGGCGGTGCCTCCTCTGCTTCCCCAGGAGAGGGGGCAGGAGAGGAGGCGCGGCGCGGAGCCGAGACCGGACTGCGGGGAGGAGCGGGGGAAGCTGCCCGCGCCCGGCAGGGCTGCGGGAATCGTGCGGGGAGCGAGGCCGCCCCGGCGCTATCCCCATCCCCCTCGGCTCTTGCCCCACGAGAAGGCTCGGTGACGGGCAgccccccgcccgccggcctcctctcctctcctttcccccgcccgccgctccccgAGCGCTTGGCAGCCCCGACGCCCTCCGCAGCCAGTTTTCCAGCCCTGCGCTTCTTCTGCGGTGACAGCCAGTGGCTGCGGGGCCCTGTTTGCTGTCCAGTTAATAAGTGAGCTGGAGCGGGGGGAAACTTCTCCGCCGGAGGAGAGCGGGCTCgccgggggccgggcgggcgggcggggggagCATTCCTGCGCCGCGGGGCCCCGGcgcgccccgctcccgccgccccccgcccgcagGTGCAGGGGGCTGGCACTCGGCAGCTGGAAAGAGCTGGTTGGAGTTTGCACTTTAAGCTCCCGGCGGGGAGGGAGCCGAGGCTGGGAGCTGGTCCGGGCGCCCAGCGCCGCGGGAGGATGGCGCGGTGGCTGCGGCCCCTCGTgggagccctgctcctgctcgAGGGGGCGGCCGCCCTCAGCTTCCTCCACCATCGCTACGAGGAGCTGGTGCAGGCCCTGTTCCGCGTGCAGAGCCAGTGCCCCTACGTCACCCGCATCTACAGCATCGGCCGCAGCGTCGAGGGCCGGCACCTCTACGTGCTGGAGTTCAGCGACTACCCGGGCATCCACGAGCCCCGTGAGTACGGGGGAAGGGGACAGCGGCTCGGAGAGGACGGGCTTCGCTGGCACACTCCCTGCCACGCggcactgctggggcactgGGTGGGGGGTATCTCCCTTTCCAGGCAGGACTCCTGGCAATGCCCAGGTGCCAGGCGGCACTGTCTCCGGCAGGGACCCCGCAGCCAGCCCAGGGACGCGCTCGCCCAGCCCGCACACATGCACGTGCCGTGCCCTGTGCTTGCGTGAGCTGCAGCGTGGCCCAGGCGCGTACTTTGGACGGAGCTTTCAGCTCAGTCTAATGCGAGAACGCAGGCGAGTCCATCCCAGCACCCCGCCTGCCCTACCACACTCTCCCTCCCAAAGGAGTGTTGTTCAGGCGGGTTGTTCACgctctgccctgtgctgctgggtggTGACAGGACAGAAGGTGTTCGGCCCTTCCTCCTCCAGACGGCAAAGCCAGGAGAACAGCAAGCGAGGAACCCCGGTAGAGAGGGCGCTGAGCTTCTacagccctcccagccccgtgggcagTGCAGCCCCGGTGACAGGCTGGTCTCAGGGATCTCCACCTGCTGCCACGTGGCCCTGTGGAACCCTGGCAGCAATGGCCCCttgagctgctgcctgtgcagctTGGAGATGCTGCCGAGCCAGACCTTGCTGGCAGCCAGGTGCCCTGGGGGGGCTGAGGAGAGCAGCTGCCTCTCCAGGCTGGGGGGCTGCACGCAGGGCTCCCTCGCATCCCTGCCTTTTGTCCCTGAGCTGCAGATAAGGACAAAGCTTTCTGCAGGATCTTTTGCCTTTTCAAGTCCGGGCTGATGTGGTTAAACGCAGGGGCTGTTAAGTGCAGGCAGCCTAGTCACGTGTAAAACTGCCTGCAGGGGTGTGCAGAACCTGTGCCCCCCTCAGTGGAGCAGCCCCCACAAATCCCACAGCACCCCATGTCTAGCAGCACTGCACTGAGGG harbors:
- the ENTPD1 gene encoding ectonucleoside triphosphate diphosphohydrolase 1 isoform X1; this translates as MKIAVLTAEVTGTKPKMSSTRTILVILGFLSTLAVIALIAVAVTQNQPLPKNIKYGIVLDAGSSHTNLYVYEWPAEKENDTGVVKQVEVCKVEGPGISGYSHATEKAGPSLAQCLQQAKEVIPSAQHKETPVYLGATAGMRLLRLQNESAADKVLSSVGNTLRSAPFNFQGARIITGQEEGAYGWITINYLLGNFKQSGWKKLLHSLKSLSETSGALDLGGASTQITFVSKDLTSESPENQLYFRLYGKDYQVYTHSFLCYGKDQALQQKLARDLQTVENSSLPDPCFHKGYERTINISDFFKNPCTSDKKKQLPFSQLYIKGEGDYQKCRENIQKLFDKSNCPYSSCSFNGIYLPPLQGDFGAFSAFYFVMNFLNLTSEPNPLALNKVTSTIESFCARPWQEVKTAYHHIKEKYLSEYCFSGAYILSLLENGYEFTENNWQMIHFLGKIGSSDAGWTLGYMLNLTNMIPAEEPAGPPLSHGSYVGLMVLCSLVLVSVLLFTWLLFHKPKCLQKGIV
- the ENTPD1 gene encoding ectonucleoside triphosphate diphosphohydrolase 1 isoform X3, translated to MSSTRTILVILGFLSTLAVIALIAVAVTQNQPLPKNIKYGIVLDAGSSHTNLYVYEWPAEKENDTGVVKQVEVCKVEGPGISGYSHATEKAGPSLAQCLQQAKEVIPSAQHKETPVYLGATAGMRLLRLQNESAADKVLSSVGNTLRSAPFNFQGARIITGQEEGAYGWITINYLLGNFKQSGWKKLLHSLKSLSETSGALDLGGASTQITFVSKDLTSESPENQLYFRLYGKDYQVYTHSFLCYGKDQALQQKLARDLQTVENSSLPDPCFHKGYERTINISDFFKNPCTSDKKKQLPFSQLYIKGEGDYQKCRENIQKLFDKSNCPYSSCSFNGIYLPPLQGDFGAFSAFYFVMNFLNLTSEPNPLALNKVTSTIESFCARPWQEVKTAYHHIKEKYLSEYCFSGAYILSLLENGYEFTENNWQMIHFLGKIGSSDAGWTLGYMLNLTNMIPAEEPAGPPLSHGSYVGLMVLCSLVLVSVLLFTWLLFHKPKCLQKGIV
- the ENTPD1 gene encoding ectonucleoside triphosphate diphosphohydrolase 1 isoform X2, translated to MDEPKVTGTKPKMSSTRTILVILGFLSTLAVIALIAVAVTQNQPLPKNIKYGIVLDAGSSHTNLYVYEWPAEKENDTGVVKQVEVCKVEGPGISGYSHATEKAGPSLAQCLQQAKEVIPSAQHKETPVYLGATAGMRLLRLQNESAADKVLSSVGNTLRSAPFNFQGARIITGQEEGAYGWITINYLLGNFKQSGWKKLLHSLKSLSETSGALDLGGASTQITFVSKDLTSESPENQLYFRLYGKDYQVYTHSFLCYGKDQALQQKLARDLQTVENSSLPDPCFHKGYERTINISDFFKNPCTSDKKKQLPFSQLYIKGEGDYQKCRENIQKLFDKSNCPYSSCSFNGIYLPPLQGDFGAFSAFYFVMNFLNLTSEPNPLALNKVTSTIESFCARPWQEVKTAYHHIKEKYLSEYCFSGAYILSLLENGYEFTENNWQMIHFLGKIGSSDAGWTLGYMLNLTNMIPAEEPAGPPLSHGSYVGLMVLCSLVLVSVLLFTWLLFHKPKCLQKGIV